From one Bacteroides intestinalis DSM 17393 genomic stretch:
- the metA gene encoding homoserine O-acetyltransferase MetA has translation MPLNLPDKLPAIELLKEENIFVIDNSRATQQDIRPLRIVILNLMPLKITTETDLVRLLSNTPLQVEISFMKIKSHTSKNTPVEHMQTFYTDFEKMRGEKYDGMIITGAPVEQLDFEEVTYWDEIMEIFDWARTHVTSTLYICWAAQAGLYHHYGVPKYALDKKMFGIFEHRPLDPLHAIFRGFDDMFYVPHSRHTEVRKEDILKVPELTLLSESEDAGVHLVVARGGREFFVTGHSEYSPLTLDTEYRRDVDKGLPIEVPRNYYVDNDPDKGVMVRWRAHANLLFSNWLNYFVYQETPYNINDIK, from the coding sequence ATGCCATTAAATTTACCTGATAAGCTGCCGGCGATAGAGTTGCTGAAAGAAGAGAACATATTTGTTATTGACAACTCCCGCGCCACGCAACAGGACATCCGTCCGTTGCGCATCGTTATCCTGAACTTGATGCCTTTGAAGATTACCACGGAGACAGATCTTGTGCGTTTGCTCTCCAATACACCGCTTCAAGTGGAAATCTCGTTCATGAAAATCAAGAGTCATACATCAAAGAATACGCCTGTAGAACATATGCAGACATTCTATACTGACTTTGAAAAGATGCGTGGCGAGAAGTACGACGGTATGATTATTACCGGTGCCCCTGTAGAACAATTAGATTTCGAAGAGGTGACTTACTGGGATGAAATAATGGAAATATTCGATTGGGCGCGTACGCATGTCACATCTACCCTTTATATATGCTGGGCTGCACAGGCCGGACTCTATCATCATTATGGAGTGCCCAAGTACGCGTTGGACAAGAAGATGTTCGGCATATTCGAGCATCGTCCTTTAGATCCGCTGCACGCTATTTTCCGTGGTTTCGATGATATGTTCTATGTACCCCATAGCCGCCATACGGAAGTACGGAAAGAAGATATCTTGAAAGTGCCTGAACTTACTTTACTTTCGGAATCGGAAGATGCAGGCGTACACCTGGTGGTAGCACGTGGTGGACGTGAGTTCTTTGTCACCGGACATTCGGAATACTCTCCACTAACGCTGGATACGGAATATCGCAGGGATGTGGATAAAGGTCTGCCCATTGAAGTACCTCGTAATTATTATGTGGATAATGATCCGGACAAAGGTGTGATGGTACGTTGGCGTGCCCATGCCAATTTGCTGTTCTCTAATTGGTTGAACTATTTCGTTTATCAGGAAACTCCGTACAATATTAATGATATAAAGTAG